One part of the Segnochrobactrum spirostomi genome encodes these proteins:
- a CDS encoding FUSC family protein, producing MTLNKALARLVPHWTLNSQVRFSLALRTATACIVPVAIGGFFHLPELSLTGVAAFLCSLADPGGALRLRIASMGLFTGLCALVAVISLSYAPPLPVSMAILGLFGFALSYTMVFGTAASTVGLMLFTELGVLYCMPAIGITSALETAGFILVGGLWAMLLAIVVWRIAPYAPARSALAKVWTKLADLSSQVEAINAMPTPGNAWAKLPTDHWAPLRQAIEDTSLAYSALRRGRSGKSGRGEALIALRGNAEQTFQLFPALTSALELMASRGRPRDKFQPVLRNVSRTLRFLADATNNGMDRRVEALSTSVQRLKAAAQALDAGDPVESRLAVTIGQMVQCLEESCDLTAAVRVPEHLAERFAQPATRLSLADIGRTLRENFTIQSVAFRHAVRAAIGGAAALYLADALHLSHGYWLVITTLMILTPYMATTWRRMLDRILGTMLGALGAAIVLIYVDQPMEIVLLAFVFLVGSELVRGYGYAFYVTWMTMGFLMIADLFYFGGGIGWELAFLRLVDSLIGAALATAIGFLIWPRWEEHTLSFAAAKGVRQGRDFILTAMTRPPQPRAVIAACQRACGLACGNIEASIQRLLNEPRFIPSKAIEPGMSIATAARRISVLSIDLSLVPEACPSAALQPVAAAARAWFDAAFTAIATALEQVEPPPPLPDAISWPSPHTAIPTTSDEMMVATLMRVERQVRTLHDAAARLAEARGGAEGRVAEPAPEQAA from the coding sequence ATGACCCTCAACAAGGCCCTGGCCCGTCTGGTTCCACACTGGACCTTGAACAGCCAAGTGCGCTTCTCGCTCGCGCTCCGCACGGCGACCGCCTGCATCGTACCGGTGGCGATCGGAGGCTTCTTTCATCTGCCGGAGCTCTCGCTCACCGGCGTCGCCGCTTTTCTCTGCTCTCTCGCCGATCCCGGCGGCGCCCTGAGGCTGCGGATCGCCTCGATGGGCCTCTTCACCGGCCTGTGCGCCCTCGTGGCGGTGATCAGTCTCTCCTATGCGCCGCCCCTGCCGGTGTCGATGGCGATCCTCGGCCTCTTCGGGTTCGCGCTCAGCTACACGATGGTGTTCGGGACCGCGGCAAGCACCGTCGGCTTGATGCTCTTCACGGAACTCGGCGTGCTCTATTGCATGCCGGCGATCGGGATCACATCGGCCCTGGAAACGGCGGGCTTTATCCTGGTCGGTGGACTTTGGGCGATGCTGCTCGCGATCGTGGTATGGCGGATCGCGCCCTATGCGCCGGCGCGCAGCGCCCTCGCCAAGGTCTGGACCAAGCTCGCCGACCTTTCGAGCCAGGTCGAGGCGATCAACGCCATGCCGACCCCCGGCAACGCCTGGGCCAAATTGCCGACCGATCATTGGGCTCCGCTCCGGCAGGCGATCGAGGACACTTCCCTCGCCTATTCCGCCCTCCGCCGCGGACGCAGCGGCAAGAGTGGGCGCGGCGAAGCCCTCATCGCGCTCCGGGGCAACGCCGAGCAGACCTTTCAGCTTTTTCCCGCCCTGACGAGCGCGCTCGAGCTGATGGCGTCCCGCGGCAGACCGCGCGACAAGTTCCAGCCCGTCCTGCGCAACGTCAGCCGCACTCTGCGCTTTCTCGCCGACGCGACGAACAACGGCATGGACCGTCGCGTCGAGGCGCTCTCCACGTCGGTCCAGCGCCTCAAGGCGGCGGCCCAGGCGCTCGATGCCGGCGATCCCGTCGAAAGCAGGCTCGCCGTCACGATCGGTCAGATGGTGCAATGCCTTGAGGAAAGCTGCGACCTGACCGCGGCGGTGCGGGTGCCGGAACACCTAGCCGAGCGTTTCGCGCAGCCGGCGACGCGCCTCTCCCTCGCCGACATCGGGCGCACGCTGCGGGAGAATTTCACCATCCAATCCGTCGCCTTCCGCCACGCCGTGCGTGCGGCCATCGGCGGAGCGGCGGCGCTCTATCTCGCCGACGCACTCCATCTCAGCCACGGCTATTGGCTCGTCATCACCACCCTGATGATCCTGACGCCCTACATGGCGACGACGTGGCGACGGATGCTCGACCGCATTCTCGGCACGATGCTCGGGGCACTCGGTGCCGCCATCGTCCTCATCTATGTCGATCAGCCGATGGAAATCGTGCTCCTCGCCTTCGTCTTCCTGGTCGGCTCGGAACTGGTGCGCGGCTACGGCTATGCGTTCTATGTGACGTGGATGACCATGGGCTTCCTGATGATCGCCGACCTGTTCTATTTCGGCGGCGGCATCGGCTGGGAGCTCGCCTTCCTGCGTCTGGTCGACAGCCTGATCGGGGCAGCCTTGGCGACGGCGATCGGCTTCCTCATCTGGCCGCGGTGGGAAGAGCACACCCTCTCGTTCGCCGCGGCGAAGGGGGTGCGGCAAGGCCGCGATTTCATTCTCACGGCGATGACCCGCCCGCCGCAGCCGCGCGCCGTCATTGCAGCCTGCCAGCGCGCCTGCGGTCTCGCCTGCGGCAACATCGAAGCCTCCATTCAGCGGCTCCTCAACGAGCCTCGATTCATCCCCTCGAAGGCGATCGAACCGGGGATGTCCATCGCGACCGCCGCCCGCCGCATCTCGGTCCTCTCGATCGACCTGAGCCTCGTTCCGGAGGCGTGCCCCTCGGCGGCGCTCCAGCCCGTCGCCGCGGCCGCGCGGGCGTGGTTCGACGCGGCGTTCACGGCGATCGCCACCGCACTCGAACAGGTCGAGCCGCCGCCGCCGCTGCCCGATGCGATCTCCTGGCCGTCCCCTCACACGGCCATCCCCACGACGAGCGACGAGATGATGGTGGCCACGCTGATGCGCGTCGAGCGCCAGGTCCGCACGCTGCACGATGCCGCCGCCCGCCTCGCCGAAGCGCGCGGCGGCGCCGAAGGTCGCGTTGCGGAGCCGGCGCCCGAACAGGCTGCGTGA
- the ybaL gene encoding YbaL family putative K(+) efflux transporter, protein MPHDTPLISMIVIGLVLAFIFGAIANRLKLSPLVGYLLAGVAVGPATPGFNADMELAQQLAEIGVILLMFGVGLHFSLRELLSVKAIAIPGALVQIAVATAMGAGLGWLMGWPPAGMLVFGLALSVASTVVLLRALQERRILDTTRGHIAVGWLIVEDLAMVLALVLLPPIGSLLGTADGGASMSLQEIATTLGLTLGKVAAFVAIMLIVGRRVIPRLLDIMAASGSRELFRLAVLAIALGVAWGAATLFGVSFALGAFFAGMVLSESELSQDAAAETLPLRDAFAVLFFVSVGMLFDPSIIVREPLPLLATVLIIVFGKSFAAYGIVRLFGHSNATALTISASLAQIGEFSFILAALGGQLGFLPDTGRDLILAGAILSILFNPFAFTLLDVVRKRMEPAAGTSAAPISPGEAIADTELANHAIVVGYGRVGRLVAETLRKTAKPFLVIEDSDVLAKEARAKGDEVFLGNAVQDGILDSAGIARASSLFLAIPNCFEAAHIGDRARELNPGIIIVGRAHSDAEVQHLADHGITDVIMGEREIAQGMLDIVGTHEAEKKAGEPRPDEPGSAEPTASVNEEPEPREATGAPDQAPPVSAA, encoded by the coding sequence ATGCCGCACGATACACCGCTCATTTCGATGATCGTCATCGGCCTAGTCCTTGCCTTCATCTTCGGTGCCATCGCGAACCGGCTCAAACTCTCGCCCCTGGTGGGCTATCTTCTGGCCGGCGTCGCAGTCGGCCCGGCGACCCCCGGCTTCAACGCCGACATGGAACTTGCCCAGCAGCTCGCGGAGATCGGCGTGATCCTGCTGATGTTCGGCGTCGGCCTGCATTTCTCGCTGCGCGAGCTCCTGTCGGTGAAGGCCATCGCCATTCCCGGCGCGCTCGTCCAAATCGCGGTGGCGACCGCGATGGGCGCAGGCCTCGGATGGTTGATGGGCTGGCCACCTGCCGGAATGCTGGTGTTCGGCCTTGCGCTCTCCGTCGCCAGCACGGTCGTGCTGCTGCGCGCCCTTCAGGAACGGCGCATTCTCGACACCACACGCGGCCATATCGCCGTCGGCTGGCTCATCGTCGAAGACCTCGCGATGGTGCTCGCCCTCGTCCTGTTGCCGCCAATCGGCAGCCTGCTCGGGACCGCAGACGGCGGCGCCAGCATGAGCCTCCAGGAGATCGCGACGACGCTCGGGCTGACGCTGGGCAAGGTCGCAGCCTTCGTCGCCATCATGCTGATCGTCGGACGGCGCGTGATCCCACGCCTTCTCGATATCATGGCCGCCTCGGGCTCCCGCGAACTGTTCCGCCTCGCCGTGCTTGCGATCGCCCTCGGCGTCGCCTGGGGCGCTGCGACGCTGTTCGGCGTCTCCTTCGCCCTCGGCGCCTTCTTCGCCGGCATGGTGCTGAGCGAGTCCGAGCTCAGCCAGGACGCCGCCGCCGAGACGCTTCCTCTGCGCGATGCGTTCGCGGTTCTGTTCTTCGTGTCGGTCGGCATGCTGTTCGACCCGTCGATCATCGTGCGCGAGCCGCTGCCGCTGCTGGCGACCGTGCTCATCATCGTGTTCGGCAAGTCGTTCGCAGCCTACGGCATCGTCCGCCTGTTCGGCCACAGCAACGCGACCGCGCTGACGATCTCGGCGAGCCTCGCGCAGATCGGCGAGTTCTCGTTCATTCTCGCGGCGCTCGGTGGCCAGCTCGGCTTCCTGCCGGATACCGGGCGGGACCTGATCCTCGCCGGCGCGATCCTCTCGATCCTGTTCAACCCGTTCGCCTTCACGCTGCTCGACGTGGTGCGCAAGCGGATGGAGCCCGCCGCGGGGACCTCAGCCGCCCCCATCTCGCCCGGCGAAGCGATCGCCGACACGGAGCTCGCCAACCACGCCATCGTTGTCGGCTATGGCCGGGTCGGACGGCTCGTCGCCGAAACGCTCCGCAAGACCGCGAAACCCTTCCTGGTCATCGAGGACAGCGACGTGCTGGCGAAGGAGGCGCGGGCGAAGGGCGACGAAGTCTTCCTCGGCAATGCGGTCCAGGACGGCATTCTCGATTCGGCCGGCATCGCCCGGGCGAGCAGCCTGTTCCTGGCGATCCCGAATTGTTTCGAGGCGGCCCACATCGGCGATCGCGCACGCGAGCTCAATCCCGGCATCATCATCGTGGGGCGTGCGCACTCCGACGCCGAGGTGCAGCACCTCGCCGATCACGGCATCACCGACGTCATCATGGGGGAGCGCGAGATCGCGCAAGGCATGCTCGACATCGTGGGGACGCACGAGGCCGAGAAGAAGGCCGGCGAACCGCGACCTGACGAACCGGGATCTGCCGAACCCACCGCGTCGGTGAATGAGGAGCCGGAGCCTCGCGAGGCGACCGGCGCCCCGGACCAAGCACCACCGGTCTCGGCCGCCTGA
- the glgA gene encoding glycogen synthase GlgA, with protein MRVLFVTSEMAGFSKAGGLGDVSASLPRALRARGLDIRVLMPAYPGVLAKIGPIEIVAQLPGLSDVPAAQLGYTLLDDGQGVFVLICPELYERPGTSYVDAHGRDFEDNDVRFARLGLAAAQIAGGVLPGWQPETVHAHDWPASFALAYTRWTQAPVSTVLTVHNLAHQGIFPKERLGPLGVPDYAFAMEGVEFHDQISFLKAGLFYADRVTTVSPTYAREITTEALGCGLHGLLAGIADAGRLDGIVNGIDEQWGIRDGVRLPERSSAREAARRAQARFVRTSLCLAPSRGPLFGMLSRLVPQKGIDLVIDLAGEIVRRGGQIAAIGMGDPDLERGMLGLSKRYPGSVGTLIGYAEPLAARITAGSDFLLMPSRFEPCGLSQMYAQTCGSLPIAHATGGLNDTVRDGVTGFLFRRFSRTDFRGALERAFETYADAPRLRAMRAEAAAQDFGWGRSAHAYENIYRASRGLPPVAAQAAEAGQTLSARVVAPVSRASTNRGLFGRGRLKLVG; from the coding sequence ATGCGTGTTCTGTTCGTCACGAGCGAGATGGCGGGCTTCTCGAAGGCGGGAGGGCTCGGCGACGTGTCCGCGAGCCTGCCGCGCGCGCTGCGCGCGCGGGGGCTCGATATCCGCGTGTTGATGCCGGCTTATCCGGGGGTGCTCGCCAAGATCGGACCGATCGAGATCGTGGCGCAGCTTCCCGGTCTGTCGGATGTGCCGGCGGCCCAACTCGGCTACACGCTGCTCGACGACGGGCAGGGGGTCTTCGTGCTCATCTGTCCGGAGCTCTACGAGCGCCCCGGCACCTCCTATGTCGACGCCCACGGCCGTGATTTCGAGGACAACGACGTCCGCTTCGCGCGCCTCGGTCTCGCCGCCGCGCAGATTGCCGGCGGCGTGCTCCCCGGCTGGCAGCCGGAGACCGTGCACGCGCACGATTGGCCGGCCTCGTTCGCGCTCGCCTACACGCGATGGACCCAGGCTCCGGTCTCGACGGTCCTGACCGTCCACAACCTCGCCCATCAGGGCATCTTTCCGAAGGAGCGCCTGGGCCCCCTCGGCGTGCCCGACTACGCCTTCGCGATGGAGGGCGTCGAGTTCCACGATCAGATCTCGTTTCTCAAGGCGGGCCTGTTCTATGCCGACCGGGTGACGACGGTCAGCCCGACCTATGCCCGCGAGATCACGACGGAGGCCCTCGGCTGCGGTCTGCACGGCCTTCTCGCCGGCATCGCCGACGCCGGACGGCTCGACGGCATCGTCAACGGCATCGACGAGCAATGGGGCATTCGTGACGGCGTGCGCCTGCCGGAGCGCAGCAGCGCCCGGGAGGCGGCGCGCCGTGCCCAGGCCCGCTTCGTGCGCACGAGCCTCTGCCTCGCGCCGAGCCGCGGTCCCTTGTTCGGCATGCTGTCGCGCCTCGTGCCGCAGAAGGGCATCGATCTCGTCATTGATCTCGCCGGCGAGATCGTGCGCCGCGGCGGCCAGATCGCGGCGATCGGCATGGGCGATCCCGACCTCGAGCGGGGCATGCTCGGGCTCTCCAAGCGCTATCCGGGCTCGGTCGGTACGCTCATTGGCTATGCCGAGCCGCTCGCCGCCCGCATCACCGCCGGCAGCGATTTCCTTCTGATGCCGTCGCGCTTCGAGCCGTGCGGCCTCAGCCAGATGTATGCCCAGACCTGCGGCTCGTTGCCGATCGCCCATGCGACGGGCGGCCTCAACGACACCGTCCGGGACGGCGTGACCGGCTTCCTGTTCCGCCGGTTCTCCCGGACCGACTTCCGCGGCGCGCTGGAGCGGGCCTTCGAAACCTATGCGGATGCGCCTCGCCTGCGGGCGATGCGCGCGGAAGCGGCGGCGCAGGATTTCGGTTGGGGCCGCTCGGCCCATGCCTACGAGAACATCTACCGCGCCAGCCGGGGATTGCCGCCGGTTGCCGCCCAGGCCGCGGAGGCCGGGCAGACCCTGTCGGCGCGGGTGGTGGCGCCGGTGTCGCGGGCGAGCACGAACCGTGGCTTGTTCGGGCGCGGCCGGCTGAAGCTGGTCGGCTGA
- a CDS encoding DUF3309 family protein: MTLTTIIIIILILLLIGALPTWPYSSGWGYGPGGIVGLVLIILIILALMGRI; this comes from the coding sequence ATGACCTTAACGACGATTATCATCATCATCCTCATTCTGCTTCTCATCGGCGCCTTGCCGACGTGGCCTTACAGCAGCGGATGGGGATACGGGCCGGGCGGCATTGTCGGTCTGGTGCTGATCATCCTGATCATTCTCGCCCTCATGGGGCGGATCTGA
- a CDS encoding type II toxin-antitoxin system VapC family toxin yields MTVVDSSALVAILEEEPEHHHFAEALRAASRRLVSTITLYETGIVLLRRRGLSGLAALHELADALHLEVVPFDRSQSETAIAAYARFGKRISPEARLNMGDCASYALAMSLGAPLLYKGEDFVHTDVTTCP; encoded by the coding sequence ATGACTGTCGTGGATTCCTCCGCCCTCGTCGCGATCCTAGAGGAAGAACCCGAACATCATCATTTTGCGGAGGCACTTCGAGCAGCCTCGCGGCGCTTGGTCTCGACCATCACGTTGTACGAGACCGGCATCGTCCTGTTGCGCCGACGAGGCCTCTCTGGGCTCGCCGCTCTGCACGAACTCGCTGACGCCTTGCATCTCGAAGTCGTACCGTTCGATCGCAGCCAGAGCGAAACCGCGATTGCAGCCTATGCCCGCTTCGGCAAGCGCATCAGCCCCGAGGCACGTCTCAACATGGGGGATTGCGCATCATATGCGCTCGCCATGAGCCTCGGCGCGCCGCTTCTCTACAAGGGCGAAGACTTCGTTCACACGGACGTCACCACCTGTCCATGA
- a CDS encoding PopZ family protein, whose protein sequence is MPPANAARDQTLEDILSTIQRMITDGVDALENGQSRPAAAARDFVDRFGAGDEDVALVDGDEIGTPVLGYVDRFANAPAARSPLGGYAGQAHAPSHTAAPSHRASSAGLSSGPAPARGAVSAPPRDEGLLSDRAGASVGHAFDALSRTVSAQTPRSVEELVADILRPMLKSWLDQNLPGLVEDLVRQEIERIARSRR, encoded by the coding sequence ATGCCGCCAGCGAATGCGGCCCGTGATCAGACGCTCGAGGACATCCTCTCCACGATCCAGCGCATGATCACGGATGGCGTCGATGCGCTCGAGAACGGCCAGAGCCGGCCGGCTGCCGCAGCGCGCGATTTCGTCGATCGCTTCGGCGCTGGCGACGAGGACGTCGCGCTCGTCGACGGTGATGAGATCGGCACGCCCGTTCTCGGCTATGTCGATCGCTTTGCCAACGCGCCTGCGGCGCGGTCCCCACTCGGCGGATATGCCGGGCAGGCTCATGCCCCGTCCCACACGGCGGCGCCGTCCCATCGTGCGTCGAGCGCCGGTCTCTCCTCCGGCCCGGCGCCGGCGCGTGGGGCCGTGAGCGCGCCGCCGCGCGACGAAGGGCTCCTGTCGGACCGGGCGGGCGCGTCGGTCGGCCACGCCTTCGATGCGCTCTCCCGCACGGTCTCGGCGCAGACGCCGCGCAGTGTCGAAGAGTTGGTCGCCGACATCCTGCGCCCGATGCTGAAGAGCTGGCTTGATCAGAACCTGCCGGGCCTCGTCGAGGACCTGGTGCGCCAGGAGATCGAGCGGATCGCGCGCAGCCGGCGCTGA